GAACGCATTTATTCAAGGGCTTCCCAAAGTAGAGTTGCATTTACATATTGAAGGTTCACTCGAACCTGAATTGCTCTTTCAACTCGCACAACGTAATGGTATCAACCTACCTTATTCGTCACCAGAACAACTAAGACGCGCGTATGAATTTGATGATTTGCAGTCTTTTCTGGATATTTACTATCAAGGTGCTGACGCATTGCGCACCGAACAAGATTTCTATGATTTAACATGGGCTTATTTAGAGAGATGCAAGGCCGATAATGTCATTCACACTGAAATTTTCTTTGATCCTCAAACGCATACTGAGCGTGGCATTGCATTTGATACTGTGATTAACGGTATCCATCGTGCGCTTGAGTGTGCGCAAAGAGAGCTAGGGATCTCCTCTCAAATTATTGCTTGTTTCTTGCGTCATTTGCCTGAAGAGAGCGCCATTCAAACATTCTCCGATGTTCTAAGGCATCAAGATAAGATCATTGGTGTTGGATTAGACTCCTCTGAATTAGGGCATCCACCAGAGAAATTTAAACGTGTCTTTCAGCAAGCGAAACAAGCCGGCTTTCTAACCGTTGCTCATGCAGGAGAAGAAGGGCCAGCTCAAAATATCGTGGATGCGATTGAAATGCTCAGCGTGAGTCGAGTGGATCATGGTGTGCAGTGCATGACAGATGAAGCTTTAATCGAACAACTGATTAAAACTCAAATGCCACTGACGGTGTGTCCATTGTCTAATATTAAATTGCGCGTATTCGATGTGATGGAAGACCATAACATTGTCGAACTGTTGAGAAAGGGTGTGGCCGTAACAATCAACTCGGATGACCCCGCTTATTTTGGCGGTTACATGTCGGATAACTTTAATGCGGTGAGTCAAGCTCATGAGATGACGCACCAAGAGTTAGCGCAATTCAGTTTGAATGCGATTGAAGCGAGTTTTATCGAGGAGTCATTAAAGCGGCGATATCGTGATGCGGTGTTGACCTATATCGCGTAGCTGGGTGCGGTACAGTATCGGGAGTCTGTTGTTTTACTTCACAAATGGCCAGTGATTGCTGGTCGTTTGGATATTTTCAGGTGCGACGGGAAGGGTTATTTTTACATAGTGATTGAATGTCTGTTGGGTTTCAGCATCAGACATGCCGACCCAAAATAGAGCCTTTCTGCTACGGTATCTCTCTGTGATTTGAGATCAAAAAATCCGTGACAACATTGGTGTTATCACGGTTTTATCATGCGATTTCACAGCGTTAGCGAGTGATTATTTAGCTTGTGCTGCTGCCGCTTCTAGTTGCTTAAGTTTGCCTTGAAGCATGTAGGAATTCTGGTTGAAGTTACCAGGGTTCAACACTTGGCTTTGTTGCATTGGGTAGTCAGGTAGTGTGTCCATGAACTCTTGTACTTTGCTGCCTACTGGTACAAATAGCCACATGTTGTCTGCCATCCAGCGTAGGTACATGCCCGATTCGTGCGGTGCTTTTTCGAATGGGTCAGCACGTAGGTGAACAACTTGAGGCCAGTTTGGTTGGAAACGTACAGCATCTGTGATGTTACCGTCCATTACAGCGAATGAGATCTTGAAGTCATTCCAACGAACTGCGTTTAGCTCAGCGTTTGCAGAGAAGTAAAGCATGCTATCACGAGGGCCTTTTTCTTCTTTACCTTGGAAGTAAGGCAGGAAGTTGTAACCATCTAGGTGTACACGCCAGTTTTTACCGTTGTAAGTTGCCCCTTTGTCAGACGCTAACTTCTCAACCACTTTATCATCACCAGCGGCTGCTAGTAGAGTCGGGATCCAGTCTTGGTGACCCATGATGTCGTTGATCTTCGTTCCCGGTTTGATAGTCCCCGGCCAGCGAACGAGCTGAGGAACACGCATACCACCTTCGTAAGTTGTCCCTTTCTCACCGTGGAAGTAAGTAGCACCACCATCAGGCCAAGATACGGTTTCTGCACCGTTATCGGTCGAGTAGATCACGATAGTGTTATCTGCGATCTTAAGCTCGTCAAGCTTGTCTAGAAGGATACCCACTTGGTCATCGTGCTCTAGCATGCCATCGGCGTAGATGCTGATACCAGATTTACCTTGGTATTTTTCCTGTAGACGAGTCCACACGTGCATGCGAGTGGTGTTGTGCCAGATAAAGAAGGGTTTGTCCGCTTTCACGGCTTTTTCCATGAATGCTAGAGACTCTTCTAGGAACTCTTCATCTGCGTGCTCCATACGCTTACGCGTCATAGGACCTGTATCTTCAATTTTACCGTCAGAAGTCGACTTGATTACACCACGAGGGCCGAAGTTCTTACGGAACTCAGGATCTTTAGGGTAGTAGTATGTCTCTGGCTCTTCTTCCGCGTTCAGGTGGTAAAGGTTACCGAAGAACTGGTCAAAACCGTGGTTTGTTGGAAGGTGTTTGTCTTGATCACCCATGTGGTTCTTACCGAACTGAGCCGTCATGTAGCCTTGTTCTTTAAGAAGATCCGCGATTGTTGGAGCCCAATCTGGGATACCGTGGTCAGAGCCCGGCATACCGATAGTCAGTAGACCTGTACGGAAAGGTTCTTGACCGGTTAGGAATGCAGCACGACCCGCTGTACACGATTGTTGACCATAGTGGTCAGTAAACAGTGCGCCTTCGTTAGCTATACGGTCGATGTTTGGTGTTTCGTAACCCATCATGCCGTTGTTGTATGCACTGATGTTGAATACACCAATGTCATCACCCCAGATAGCAAGAATGTTCGGTTTTTCTGCTGCTGTTACCGCTGAAGAAGCGGCCAATAAGCCAGCACTCAATGCCAGTTTATTCATTGTAGTACCCATAAGGACTCCGATTCACTTTAAAGATTAATGCGTTAGAGCAACACATCGTTGGGCAAACATTAATCTTTATAATCAGTTATGTCTTTTTATAGTGGTTATAACTAATTGTTATATTTGCTATCTAAGGGTTTGATTTGAATGGGTTTATGTTGAGTTGTGATTTACTGTTTAGCGTTGTGTTTATGCTGGCGATGTTTGCATACAATGACTTCAGCGTGTCGTTGGGTATTTAGTTGCCAATAAAAATGACCAAAAAGTTAATAGCTTAGCGAATCTCGCGATAGTTTAAAAAGTGAACTATACGTTGTAAGGCAGGATGCAAATAACTTACAAAGAGGTTTTTATGACAGCGAAATATGGCGTTAAACGTCGATTAGCGATTTTGGGTACTGCGATGATGGCGGCTTCGACCACCACATTTGCAGCTGAAAAACCGAACATTCTCGTCATTTGGGGGGATGATATTGGTCAATCTAATGTCAGCGCATACACCTTTGGCTTAATGGGGTATAAAACCCCGAACATTGATAGCATTGCCAAAGAAGGCATGATGTTTACCGATTACTACGCTGAGCAATCTTGTACCGCGGGGCGATCTACCTTCATTACGGGACAAAGTGTGTTACGAACGGGTTTGAGTAAAGTAGGTTTGCCGGGTGCAGACATTGGCTTACAAGCAGAAGACGCGACAATCGCAGAAATGCTGAAACCTATGGGTTACATGACCGGTCAATTTGGTAAAAACCACCTTGGCGATAAAGATGAATTTCTTCCTACAGCACACGGGTTTGACGAATTTTTTGGCAACCTTTACCACCTGAATGCTGAAGAAGAACCAGAAAATGAAGATTACCCAACTGACCCAGAGTTTCGTAAGAAATTTGGCCCTCGTGGCGTTATCAAGTCATTTGCTGATGGCAAGATTGAAGATACCGGCCCACTAACGCGTAAGCGTATGGAAACCGTCGATGAAGAAACACTAGATGCGGCACTTGATTTCATGGATCGCGCAGTAAAAGCGGACAAACCATTCTTCGTTTGGTGGAACGCGACACGTATGCACTTTAGAACGCATGTTCAGCCAGACAGTAAAGGCGTAACGGGAATCAGTAATTATGCCGATGGCATGGTTGAGCACGATCGACACGTAGGCCAACTATTGAAGCAAGTGGATGAGTTGGGAATCAAAGACAACACCATCGTTTTCTACTCAACGGATAACGGCCCTCACATGAACTCTTGGCCTGATGCGGGTACAACCCCGTTCCGTGGTGAGAAAAACACCAACTGGGAAGGCGCATACCGTGTACCAGCCATGGTTCGTTGGCCTGGTAAGATTGAACCTGGAAGCGTATCTAACGAGATCATGCACCATATGGACTGGATGCCAACCTTCGTTGCCGCTGCTGGTGATGACCAAATCAAAGAGAAACTACTCAAAGGTTATACTGCGGGTGATAAAACGTTTAAGGTTCACTTAGATGGTTATAACTTCCTTCCTTACTTAACGGGTGAAGAAGAAAAAGGTCGTCGTTCTGAGATCTTCTACTTTACCGATGATGGTGACTTAGCGGCGCTGCGTTACAACCAATGGAAAGCGGTGTTTATGGAGCAACGTGCAACGGGTACCATGCAAATCTGGGCTGAACCGTTCGTGACGTTACGTCTTCCTAAGCTGTTTAACCTACGTATGGACCCATACGAAAACGCAGACATTACATCGAACACATACTACGACTGGTTGTTAGACCATGCTTATATGTTCGTTCCAGCACAAGCGTATGTTGGCAAGTTCTTAGAAACCTTTGCTGAATATCCGCCGCGCCAAAAAGCCGCGAGCTTTAGCTTGGATCAGGTAATGGAGAAACTTCAGGAATCTCATAACAAGTAAATGATTGTTTGAGTAAAGCTGAATAGATAAAAAGAGCTCTTCGGAGCTCTTTTTATACTCATACCGATGAGAACATTCCCGGTCGTGAATATGAGTCACAACTATCGGGCTCACTGCCACTAAATAATTGTAAATTCGTTGTTTTTACGTCTACCTTTTTATACATAAGGATGTATAAAAACAAGGAATGTTATGTCTGCATGGTTGGGCTCGCTAGTGAACGGATTGAAACACCAGCGAGTTGCAGTATTATCCGCAATCTTGTCTCCACTGATGTTGTTGATACTCTGTGTCAATGCGTATGCCAATGAACAAGTGTCGTCAGTTGGCCGATACGCGCCGCATGCAATATCTCAAGCAAAATATGTCGGTTCCGAAGCTTGTGTTGATTGCCACAGTGAACAAGTCGAAGCGTGGCAGGGCTCTCATCATGATATGGCGATGAAGCACGCTACAGATGAATCGGTATTAGGCGATTTTAACGATCAAACAGTCACACATGACGGTAAACCCAACCGATTTTTTCGCAAGGGCGAAGAGTTCTGGGTCAATATCGAAGGGCCAGACGGCCAATTCAAAGATTACAAAATCAGCTATACCTTTGCCTTTGAACCGCTTCAACAGTACATGGTTGAGTTTGAAGACGGCCGTGTGCAGTTAATTCCCTTCGCTTGGGATTCTCGGACTGAGGGCGAAGGCGGACAACGCTGGTATCACCTCTATCCTGATACCACCAACACTGATGAATTTTACTGGACCAACAGCGGTCAAAACTGGAACTTCATGTGTGCCGATTGTCATTCAACGAATCTAGAGAAAAACTACGACAGCGCGAGCAACACTTATAATACTACTTGGTCGGAGATTAACGTCGGTTGTGAAGCCTGTCATGGCCCTGCGAGTGAGCATGTTGAACAGGCCCAGCAAACAAATAACCAGCTAGCCAAAGCCAACGGTGGAAAGGATGTTCAAGTCTCGGCGCATTATGGCTTTGATCGTGACTTGTCGAAGTCGGTCAAAGAGTGGATCTATCAAGAGGGTAATTCAACCCTGCAACCAAAAGACATCGTCCATACCAATCAAGTTCAAACCTGTGCTCAATGCCACAGCCGACGCACTCAGTTGAATGAAACGGGTGACCACGTGAACGAGTCATTCTTTGATAAGTATCGCCTGAGCTTAATTACTCCTGAGCTTTACCATAACGATGGTCAAATCTACGATGAAGATTATGTCTACGGATCTTTCCTTCAATCAGTGATGGCTGAAAAAGGCGTCACTTGTACTAACTGCCACGATCCCCATACCGCAGAACTAAAAATTGCGGAAGAAGCCGTGTGTAGCCAATGTCACATTGCATCAGAATATACGCCTGAGAAGCACACATTCCACGAAGCGAATACAGAGGCTTCACAATGTACGACTTGTCACATGCCAGAGACGACTTACATGGAGGTCGACCCAAGACGTGACCACAGTTGGCATATCCCACGTCCTGATATTAGCCAACACATCAAAACGCCGAACGTGTGTACTAGCTGTCATGAAGATCAAACTGACCAGTGGGCCGATAAGCAAATCGGTGAGTGGTTCCCTGATTCTAAGTATCGTAACCAGCAGCATTTTGCCGTGGCCTTTTATGCTGACTCAATAGGGCACCGAGGGGCAGAGGATGCGTTGGCGTATTCGGCTCAGGATTCCAGCTTAAGCAATATCATTCGAGCATCGAGCTTAGAACGTTTGGGCGGTAATACGGGCAAGAATACGCTGATCTCGCTGGCAAGAGCGGTGAAACACGATAATGAAATGATCCGTTTGGGTGTGGTGCAAGGCTCGTCTGGTTTCCCATTTACTGACCGTTGGCAGATTCTAGAACCGCTATTGAAAGACCCTGTATTGTCGATTCGTTCAGAAACCGCAGGCGCATTAGTGCGTTATTGGGGAGAAATGAACCCTCTGCAGAAAGACCAAATCAAGCCTGCATTGGAAGAGTACATTGAAATACAGCAATTTAATGCCGACAGAGGATTTGGACGTACTAACCTAGGCAACGTTTACCGGGATTTAGGTCAGCACGACAAAGCGATTGAGTTTTATCTAGGCGCTATCGAGATTGAGCCTTATTTCGAAAACAGCTACGCCAATTTAGCGGATTTGTATCGAGCGCAAGGTAACGAGGCAAAAGCGTTGTCGACCTTGAAGCAAGGTATTGAAGCTCAGCCTAAATCGAGTGTTTTGCCATACAGCACAGGATTGTCTCTGCTTCGTGTGAAAGATTACGAACAAGCAACGGACTACCTTAAACAAGCCGCTGAAACTGCGCAAACCAACCCTCAATATTGGTATGTGTACGGATTGGCTTTGGAAAAATCGGATGTGCTTGCGGCAAGTCAATCACTGCACAAGGCTTACCAATTTAGCCGCAATCCACAGCACCTGTATGCCCAGTGTGAAGTGTTGGCGCGAAACAGCCATATACCGGGCGTACCAAAGGCGTTTGAGCAATGTATTTCATCATTGAGCAAAGTGGCACCGCCGGAGGCCATTAACCAGTTGAAAGCTAGGTTTAAATAAAGCGATGAGGTGAGCTTGGCTATCGAGCTTATAACTAATAGTTATGGGGCTTGTGAGTAGGATGTACGCAGCCAGATTGAATTAAGGGAAGACCTATGAACCATGCGCAACAAGCAATAAACCAACTGATTGAACAAACAGAGAAAAGTGTTATCGGTCAGAGCCACGTCGTTCGGGCTCTGGTGATAGGGTTATTGACTAATGGGCACGTGCTTTTAGAGGGACTTCCCGGTACAGCGAAAACTCGCTCAGTAAAATCGCTGGCGAATCTATTGAACACCAGTTTTGGTCGAATTCAGTTTACGCCAGACCTGCTGCCATCTGATGTGACGGGCACGGAGGTGTATCAGGAGCTTGATGGCAAGCCTCAACTGCATTTCCAACCGGGTCCTATTTTTAACAGCATTGTATTAGCCGATGAAGTGAACCGTGCGCCTGCTAAAGTACAGGCTGCTCTGCTTGAAGCGATGGCGGAAGGGACGATTACGGTAGGTGGTCAAACTCACATCTTGCCAGATCTGTTTATGGTGTTGGCCACTCAAAACCCAGTTGAACAAGAAGGTACGTATCCACTGCCTGAAGCACAAATGGACCGTTTCATTATGAAAGTGACGGTTGACTATCCAGAAGATCAAGCTGAACGCGACATCATTCGATTGGTCCGCAGTGAAGAGTTGGGTAGCGAAACCAGTTCGGAATTAGTCACACCACAACATATTCAACCTGAGTTGGTGCTTGAGGCTCGCCGCCAACTTCCAGATATTGCGGTTTCCGATTTAGTTGAGAACTACATTGTGGCCTTGGTCATGGCGACACGAAAACCTGAACGTTATCCAGAATCCAATCTATCAAAATGGATTGAGATTGGCTCAAGCCCGCGTGCTTCCATCGCATTGGATAAATGTGCTCGCGCTTATGCATGGCTGCAAGGGCGTGACCACGTCACGTTGGACGATGTGCGTGCCATGTTGCCAACCGTATTGGGCCACCGATTCTCGTTGTCTTACGACGCATTGGCCGATGGCATTGACCATCAAAGAGTGGTTGAAGAACTGCTCGATAATGTTGAGATCGGATAACTAGGGGGCGTCATGGCGAAGCCAACACAAGCTCCCAAATCGCAAGGCCTTGATCCTCGACTGTATTGTGATTACTCAAGGTTAGTGCGAATTCACGCTCAAGCTGAGTCGTTTTCTCTACTGCCTCACCTAAAGGCGGGCAGCGTTCTGTCGGGGAGACACAATTCATTGTTCCGTGGTCGAGGCTTGAATTTCGAGGAGTTACGTCACTACCAATTGGGTGATGACATTCGCAACCTCGATTGGAAAGTCACGATGCGAACAGGTAAACCTCATGTTCGCAGCTATACCGAAGAGAAAGACCGTAATGTGATTATCTGTGTCGATCAGCGCAGTTCGATGTTCTTTGCTTCTCAAAACACCATGAAATCTGTTGTGGCGGCGGAAGTCGCTGCATTATGTGGATGGCGAGTGCTGAAAGACGGTGACCGTGTTGGCTTTGTTTTAGCTTCACATCAAAAGCTCTTTCATACTAAAGCGCAGCGTTCTCAATCTGACTTATTGGCTCAGTTAAAGCATCTTACCAAGGCTAATCAAAGCTTAGACGTGAGTGTGAGTGACAGCGAGGGAGTTGGGTTTAGCCAGTGGATTGAACTGATAAAGCGAATGAGACTCAAGCAGTCGACCTTAATTTTTATTAGTGACTGGCGAGATTGCCAAGAGCAACACCTTGACCGACTAAAACAACTGCAACAACACAACGACATCTTAGCCATTATGGTCACCGATCCATTAGAACAATCATTGCCTCAAGATCTGGCAAGCGCAAACTGGGTGGTGGGTGATGGTCGCTTTCAACTTAATCTGGATAGCCAATCTAAGGTTAACCTCGCAAGTGAAAGCCTTGCTCAAAAAGCGGCACTCCAGAAGCAGTCGCTTGCTCAATTGATGGCGATGAAAAACCTTCCTTATATCGAATTAGACACGTCAGGCAATCACATATCGCAGCTTCAAAAGCTGGTGGGAGGGCGCTAGATGGCCGTTGAACATACGCCTCCAAGTACTTATATTCTTCGCGATCTGCACGATGTCGCCATTCCCGAGAGCGTGAGCTGGATGCCGCAAACTATGGGTTGGAAGATCCTCGGCGTTATTCTGTTATTGGTCGCTATCTATCTGGCTTATCGTTTTGCGCAGAGATGGTGGAATAACCGTTATCGTAAAGAAGCGCTTCAAGAGCTCATGGTATTGGATGCAAGAGACAAAAACTCAACCGAACGAACCTTTAAAGTCCTCAAAGTGGTGCTTCGCTACCTAGACAGCAGCAATGCCAAGTTGTTTGGTCAGGCTTATGTGAACCGTTTGAACGCTTACCTGCCTGTTAGCGCTAACACCAGTGAAAACAGCAATGCGTTCTTTGCCGATGAAGTTTCGGAATTATGGATGCAGAGCCTAATTGACCCTAATGTGCGTTTGAGCTTTGAACAGCGTTTAGAAGTGATTCAAACCGCGATGATGTGGTTAAAGCTGCATAAACCCGATGTACAAACAAAACCGAATGTACAGGTAATGGCTGAGGGGCAAGACAATGTTTGATGTTTTATCTGCCAGCTTTGAATTTGCGCACCCGCTATGGTTTATCGCGCTGCCTCTGCCGTTGTTGGTCTACTTTGCCGTGCCAGCTTATCGAACTAAGCAAATGGCGATTAAGGTGCCATTTTTTCGAGAATTGGTTGAAGCGATTGGCGAAGCGCCGTCTGAAGGGGCAAGCCAGTTAACACCAAGCTGGTGGCAACGAACTACGCTCATTATTACCTGGGTATTGGTCGTGTGCGCGTTAGCGAAACCAACCATTCTTGGTGAGCCACAGGTTCGCGAACAATTGGGTCGTGATGTGATGGTAGTGGTCGATTTGTCTGGCTCAATGGCGGAGCAAGATTTCACCTCTAAGCAAGGCGATAAAACCTCTCGCTTAGAGGCGACCAAAGAGGTGTTAGCCGATTTTGTGAAAACCAGAAAAGGAGACCGACTCGGTTTGATCTTGTTTGGTGATGCCGCGTTTGTGCAAACGCCTTTTACCGCGGACCAAAATGTATGGCTTGAACTGCTTAATCAAACCGATGTGGCGATGGCAGGGCAAAGTACCCACTTGGGCGATGCAATCGGCTTGGCGATCAAGGTGTTTGCACAGAGTGAAAAGCAAAGTGCTGCCGTTCAAGATTCAAACGTCGATACCAATGAAAAAGAGAAAGTCGTGATCGTATTAACCGACGGTAATGATACAGGAAGTTTTGTTGAGCCTATCGATGCCGCAAAAGTCGCCAAGGCGAAAGGCGTTCGAATTCACGTGATTGCGATGGGCGACCCGCAAACCGTTGGAGAGGTTGCTCTGGATATGGAAACCATCAAGCGTGTGGCTCAAGAGTCTGGTGGCGAAGCCTTTGAAGCACTTAACCGCGATGAATTGACTAAAGCCTACGCTCAGATCGGTGAACTAGAACCACAGTTATATGAAAGTACCACTTATCGTCCTAAACAGGGACTGCACCATTACTTAATGGCGATTGTTGTTGTGATGTATTTGACCGCGTTCAGCTTAGCAACGATACGTCGAAGATCGCTGCTCGCTTCTTCGGCTAAGAATTTGAAAGGAGAGAGTGATGCCTGACTCTCTCACGATACAACAGTTTTTTACCCAGTTTCATTTTATCCGACCATTGTGGTTGTTGGCCTTTATCCCAATGTTTTTCCTGTTATGGGTTCGTTGGAGAGCAGAGACAAAACCAACGTGGAAAGACATTCTACCGGCACATTTACGTGATGCATTGACGATTGGCGAAACAGGCTGGCGCAAGCAACTGCCGTTGAAGCTATTGGTGGTGATTGTGACTATCGCCATCATTATCTGTTCTGGCCCAACATGGCAACGTGAAGCATCGCCATTTGGTGAAGATAAAGCGTCGATGTTGGTTGTGCTCGATAATAGTGAATCTATGCTCGCTAAGGATTTGCCTCCAAGTCGCTTGGAACGATCTAAGCAGAAAATTAGAGACTTATTGGCAGCTCGAAAAGGCGGTAATACTGGCTTGGTGGTTTATGCCGGTAGTGCACACGTCGCGATGCCCGTCACTCAAGACAGCAAGGTGTTTGAACCGTTTCTTGCGGCTATCACACCCGACATCATGCCGGTTTCAGGTAAATCAGCAGAAGAAGCGCTGCCACTCATAAATCAGCAACTGTCTGGTGAGTTAGGTTCGTCAGTGTTGTTGGTATCAGATGGTGTGAATCCAAGTACGACGCGAGCTTTTGAAACCTTTTTCAACGAAAACCCATATCAGTTGCTTATTTTGGCTGCCGGAAATCGCGATGTGGTGAGCGATAACCCAGTCGACCTCGATTCATTGCGCAATTTAGCAAACAAGACCGGTGGTCGAGTGATTGAGGTGACCGTTGACGATTCGGATATTCAACAACTGAATCAAGCGGTCGAAAGAAACATGCAACTTAACGGTGAATCTTCTATGCCATGGAAAGATATGGGCTATGGCCTGCTTATTCCAATGGCGATCATCATGTTGTTGTGGTTCAGAAAAGGGTGGCTGGTGCAGTGGTGTGTCGTTGGTTTAGTGATTTCGGGCAGCATTTATTCACCAAGCACTTTGGCGAAAACAGTCAACTTAACTGCTGAGAAACCCGTTGTGGTGGAGTCGCTTACCGCTTGGGATAAGACCGCTCAATGGTGGTGGGATTTATGGTTAACGCCAGACCAACAAGGTCAACGTTTGTTGAACCAGAAGGAATACCTTCAAGCGGCCAAACATTTTACTGACCCAATGCGAAAGGGCGCGGCTTATTACTATGCTCGTGATTTTAAGCTCGCTCACAGTGCATTCCTGCAAACCAAAACTGACCTTGGTTTGTACAACGCGGCGAGCGCGTTAGCCAGGCAGCGTGAATACCTTGCCGCGCGAGACCTTTTGAAATCATTAAGCGAGAAAGAGGATCTGTCACCAGAACTAAGAACGGATGTGGAGAACAATCTTGCTGTGCTTAGTGGGATTGTCGAAGAGGTTAACCGAACCAGCGAAAGCCAATCTGGGACCACAGATGGCCCTGAAGAGTCTTTAGAACTCGAAGACGATCAGCCGCGAACGGGTGATGGCGCTGAAGAAGAAACGGTAGCGGAATTGATGCTCAAGGAAACGCTGAACGCCAATGAAATCTTGGGCAGCCAAGAGCTTGCCGACAAGTGGTTAAAACGCGTCGAAGCTGACCCTAAGTTCTTCTTGAAGTCGAAATTTCAAATTCAATTAAGAGACCCTGCACCTTCGATAGAACAGACACCGAAACAGGCATCAAAACAGGAGCAAGCACAATGAGTCGATACGATTTAGCTCTTGAAGCGATTCAATCAAAGGGAGTGCGATTCACAGCTCGTACATGGTTGCTGTCGATGACTCTGATGTTGAGTTGGTTTTTTCCTGCTGTTGCTTCTGCTGCCGATATCTTCGATCTGCAAAAAAGTGGTGATGTGGAGCTTATCGCTTGGATTGGTGAGAAACCCGAGTCAGGCGACAAGATAACGCCGACCAAAGTCAGCGTAAATGAGCAGGTGATTCTGAACATTGAGGTGGCGACGCCGCGCTGGTTAACAGGAGGGACTCGAATCGGCAGTATCGAAATCCCTAACGTGATTGCTAAGCAGCGCAACCAACTCGCGACAAACTACACGGAACGAGTCAATGGCACGACATGGTCACGTCAGCGTTGGGAAGTGACACTCTATCCGATGATTTCTGGTGAGTTTGTTATTCCAACCATACCCGTTCGTATCCAAGTTTCTGCTCCTGGTGGTTCAAACGTGGGTGGTACGCTTTACACGCAACCCATTAAGTTTGAAGCTTCATTACCTTCAGGTTTGTTAAGTGATGAATCGCCTTGGTTTTCTGCAACCGATGTGGATGTTGAACAGGAATGGCAACGTTCGAATGAAAGCTTGAAAGTTGGCGATGCGGTTACTCGTACCGTGACGATCAAAGCCAAAGACAGCTTGTCTGTGTTGTTGCCAGATGTGCTAACCAACGAGTCCACTCAACAGTTCCAAGCTTACCCACAGCCCAACCGTTTGGATGATACACAAGAACGTGGTGATTACCGTTCTAGTCGAGTTGAAGAAACGGTTTATGTAATTCAACAAGGTGGCGAGTTTACGCTCCCAGAGTTTTCATTTCAGTGGTGGGACAGCAAAAATCAACGCCTTGAAAGTGTTGTCATAAAGGGTGAGGTGTTTGAAGCAAAACACACGCTCCAATCTTTCATCAAGGCCTACATGTCGGTGTTTATTATGGTTGGTTTTACGTTGTTAGCCTGCATTGCGTTGATTGTC
The DNA window shown above is from Vibrio artabrorum and carries:
- a CDS encoding BatD family protein, whose product is MSRYDLALEAIQSKGVRFTARTWLLSMTLMLSWFFPAVASAADIFDLQKSGDVELIAWIGEKPESGDKITPTKVSVNEQVILNIEVATPRWLTGGTRIGSIEIPNVIAKQRNQLATNYTERVNGTTWSRQRWEVTLYPMISGEFVIPTIPVRIQVSAPGGSNVGGTLYTQPIKFEASLPSGLLSDESPWFSATDVDVEQEWQRSNESLKVGDAVTRTVTIKAKDSLSVLLPDVLTNESTQQFQAYPQPNRLDDTQERGDYRSSRVEETVYVIQQGGEFTLPEFSFQWWDSKNQRLESVVIKGEVFEAKHTLQSFIKAYMSVFIMVGFTLLACIALIVAVKRYYTNRPTPSWLVLRRLLKQGNWPALRTFIYRQLRSETTQLELNKAQLSKEQLGKANEQKRWLEDSEALQQGREDNNVFTRLWKGLGKVSNDKSSQSKSHSIFARLKIPKALPDLKDRTK